One genomic window of Bacillus mycoides includes the following:
- the rplA gene encoding 50S ribosomal protein L1, translating into MAKRGKKYVEAAKLVDRASAYSATEAVELVKKTNTAKFDATVEAAFRLGVDPKKADQQIRGAVVLPHGTGKVQRVLVFAKGEKAKEAEAAGAEFVGDADYIGKIQKGWFDFDVVVATPDMMGEVGKLGRVLGPKGLMPNPKTGTVTFDVTKAVNEIKAGKVEYRVDKAGNIHVPIGKVSFEDAKLVENFKTIADTLQKAKPAAAKGTYMKNATVASTMGPGVRVDVSTLA; encoded by the coding sequence ATGGCTAAAAGAGGTAAAAAGTACGTTGAAGCTGCGAAGCTTGTTGATCGTGCATCTGCTTACTCTGCAACAGAAGCAGTAGAATTAGTAAAGAAAACAAACACAGCTAAATTTGATGCAACTGTAGAAGCTGCATTCCGTTTAGGTGTTGACCCTAAGAAAGCTGACCAACAAATTCGTGGTGCAGTTGTTCTTCCACACGGTACTGGTAAAGTACAACGTGTATTAGTATTCGCTAAAGGCGAAAAAGCAAAAGAAGCTGAAGCTGCTGGCGCTGAATTCGTAGGCGATGCTGATTACATCGGTAAAATCCAAAAAGGTTGGTTCGATTTCGATGTAGTAGTAGCAACTCCTGACATGATGGGTGAAGTTGGTAAACTTGGTCGTGTATTAGGACCTAAAGGTTTAATGCCAAACCCTAAAACTGGAACAGTTACTTTCGATGTAACTAAAGCTGTTAACGAAATCAAAGCTGGTAAAGTTGAATACCGCGTTGATAAAGCTGGTAACATCCACGTTCCAATCGGTAAAGTATCTTTCGAAGATGCTAAATTAGTAGAAAACTTCAAAACAATTGCTGACACGCTACAAAAAGCTAAGCCAGCTGCTGCAAAAGGTACTTACATGAAGAACGCAACTGTTGCTTCTACAATGGGACCTGGCGTACGCGTAGACGTTTCTACACTTGCGTAA
- the rplJ gene encoding 50S ribosomal protein L10, with protein MSKVIETKQQVVTEIAEKLRASKSTIVVDYRGLTVSEATELRKNLREAGVEFKVYKNSLTRRAAESAEMAELNEFLTGPNAIAFSNEDVVAPAKVLNDFAKNHEALEIKAGVIEGKLVTLDEVKAIATLPSREGLLSMLLSVLQAPIRNLALATKAVADQKEEQGA; from the coding sequence ATGAGCAAAGTAATCGAAACTAAACAACAAGTTGTAACTGAAATCGCTGAAAAACTTCGCGCGAGTAAATCTACAATTGTTGTTGACTACCGTGGTTTAACAGTTTCTGAAGCAACAGAATTACGTAAAAACTTACGTGAAGCTGGCGTTGAGTTCAAAGTTTACAAAAACTCTTTAACTCGTCGTGCTGCAGAGTCTGCTGAAATGGCTGAGTTAAACGAATTCTTAACAGGACCAAACGCAATCGCGTTCAGTAACGAGGATGTAGTTGCTCCTGCGAAAGTATTAAACGACTTCGCTAAAAATCATGAAGCTTTAGAAATTAAAGCGGGCGTAATCGAAGGTAAACTTGTAACACTTGATGAGGTTAAAGCTATCGCTACTCTTCCATCACGTGAAGGCTTACTTTCTATGCTTCTTAGCGTTCTTCAAGCTCCAATCCGTAACCTTGCACTTGCTACTAAAGCAGTTGCAGATCAAAAGGAAGAGCAAGGCGCTTAA
- a CDS encoding class I SAM-dependent methyltransferase, whose translation MADHYFSNDPSSKSDRKRWEVTLRESRFTFLSDHGVFSKNEVDFGSRLLIEAFQMPDVKGNVLDVGCGYGPIGLSLAKEFQNREIHMVDVNERALGLAKENAANNRIENIRILQSSVYENVDGKYAAILSNPPIRAGKDTVHEILEKAVEYLVSGGELWIVIQKKQGAPSALKKLEEVFSEVEVVEKKKGYYIIKSKKR comes from the coding sequence ATGGCAGACCATTATTTTTCTAACGACCCTTCTAGTAAAAGTGATCGTAAACGATGGGAAGTTACACTTCGTGAATCTCGATTTACTTTTTTATCTGACCATGGGGTGTTCTCGAAAAACGAAGTGGACTTTGGTTCTCGTCTTTTAATTGAAGCGTTTCAAATGCCAGATGTTAAAGGTAATGTGTTAGACGTAGGATGTGGGTACGGTCCAATCGGTTTGTCGTTAGCGAAAGAGTTTCAAAATCGTGAAATTCACATGGTGGATGTGAATGAAAGGGCCTTGGGACTTGCAAAAGAAAATGCCGCTAATAACAGAATTGAAAATATACGTATTTTGCAAAGTAGTGTCTATGAAAATGTAGATGGCAAGTATGCTGCTATTCTATCTAATCCTCCAATTCGTGCTGGTAAAGATACCGTGCATGAGATTTTAGAAAAGGCTGTGGAGTATTTAGTTTCAGGTGGAGAATTGTGGATTGTTATTCAAAAGAAACAAGGTGCGCCATCTGCGCTGAAAAAACTAGAAGAAGTATTTTCTGAAGTTGAAGTTGTAGAAAAGAAAAAAGGATATTATATCATAAAATCAAAAAAGCGTTGA
- the rplL gene encoding 50S ribosomal protein L7/L12 codes for MTKEQIIEAVKSMTVLELNDLVKAIEEEFGVTAAAPVAVAGGAGEAAAEQTEFDVVLASAGAQKIKVIKAVREITGLGLKEAKELVDNTPKAIKEGVTKEEAEEMKAKLEEVGAAVEVK; via the coding sequence ATGACTAAAGAACAAATCATTGAAGCAGTTAAATCTATGACTGTATTAGAACTTAACGACTTAGTAAAAGCTATCGAGGAAGAATTCGGCGTAACTGCTGCTGCTCCTGTAGCTGTAGCTGGTGGCGCTGGTGAAGCTGCTGCTGAGCAAACTGAATTTGACGTAGTACTTGCAAGTGCTGGCGCTCAAAAAATCAAAGTTATCAAAGCTGTACGTGAAATCACTGGTCTTGGCTTAAAAGAAGCTAAAGAATTAGTTGACAACACTCCAAAAGCAATCAAAGAAGGCGTTACTAAAGAGGAAGCTGAAGAAATGAAAGCTAAACTTGAAGAAGTTGGCGCTGCTGTAGAAGTTAAGTAA